Proteins co-encoded in one Pogoniulus pusillus isolate bPogPus1 chromosome 15, bPogPus1.pri, whole genome shotgun sequence genomic window:
- the TAB1 gene encoding TGF-beta-activated kinase 1 and MAP3K7-binding protein 1, with the protein MAAQRRSLLQSEQQPSWTDDLPSCHLSGVGSAPNRSYSADGKGTEGHPLEDNWLKFRSENNCYLYGVFNGYDGNRVTNFVGQRLSAELLLGQLHADHSDADVRRVLLQAFDVVERSFLESIDDALAEKASLQSQLPEGVPHHQLPPQYQKIVERLKVVEQEISGGAMAIVAVVLNNKLYIANVGTNRALLCKSTVDGLQVTQLNVDHTTENEDELFRFSQLGLDAGKIKQVGTIRGQESTRRIGDYKVKYGYTDIELLSAAKSKPIIAEPEIHGGHSLDGVTGFLVLMSEGLYKALEAAHGPGQANQEIAAMIATEFAKQTSLDAVAQAVVDRVKRIHCDTFASGGERSKFCPRHEDMTLLVRNFGYPLGEMSQPTLTPTQGGRVYPVSVPYSSSQSTSKTSVTLSLVMPSQGQMVNGAHSSSTLDEATPTLTNQSPTVTLQSTNTHTQSSSSSSDGGLFRSRPSHSLQPDEDGRVEPYVDFAEFYRLWNMDHGEQGALTVS; encoded by the exons ATGGCGGCGCAGAGGAGGAGTCTGCTGCAGAGT GAACAGCAGCCCAGCTGGACAGATGACTTACCCTCCTGTCACCTCTCTGGGGTGGGCTCAGCTCCAAACCGTTCCTACAGTGCAGATGGCAAGGGGACAGAGGGTCACCCCTTGGAAGATAACTGGTTAAAATTCAG GAGTGAGAACAACTGCTACCTCTATGGTGTCTTCAATGGCTATGATGGCAACCGAGTCACCAACTTTGTTGGTCAGAGGCTCTCTGCAGAATTACTGTTGGGGCAGCTACATGCAGATCACAGTGATGCTGATGTGCGTCGAGTTCTGCTGCAG gCTTTTGATGTGGTAGAAAGAAGTTTTCTGGAATCCATTGATGATGCCTTGGCAGAGAAGGCCAGCCTGCAGTCCCAGCTACCAGAG GGTGTCCCTCATCACCAGCTGCCTCCTCAGTACCAGAAGATTGTGGAGAGATTGAAGGTTGTAGAGCAGGAGATCTCTGGAGGAGCCATGGCTATCGTGGCTGTTGTTCTTAACAACAAGCTCTACATCGCCAATGTGG GTACCAATCGGGCACTGTTATGTAAGTCCACAGTGGATGGGCTGCAGGTGACTCAGCTCAACGTGGACCATACGACAGAGAATGAGGATGAACTCTTCCGCTTCTCCCAGCTGG GCTTGGAtgcagggaaaataaaacaagtgGGAACTATCCGTGGGCAGGAAAGCACTCGGCGCATTGGAGATTACAAAGTCAAATACGGCTACACTGATATTGAATTGCTCAG TGCTGCTAAATCTAAGCCCATCATAGCAGAGCCTGAAATCCACGGAGGGCACTCGCTGGATGGTGTGACTGGCTTCTTGGTACTGATGTCTGAGGGACTCTACAAAGCACTGGAGGCAGCTCATGGGCCTGGACAAGCCAACCAG GAAATTGCAGCCATGATTGCCACAGAGTTTGCCAAGCAGACGTCACTGGATGCTGTGGCACAAGCAGTAGTGGATCGGGTTAAGCGCATCCACTGTGACACTTTTGCCAGTGGTGGGGAACGATCCAAGTTCTGTCCCCGGCATGAAGATATGACCTTGCTGGTGAGGAATTTTGGCTACCCCCTGGGTGAGATGAGCCAGCCCACGCTGACACCAACACAAG GAGGCCGTGTCTACCCAGTCTCTGTGCCGTATTCCAGCTCCCAAAGCACAAGCAAGACGAGCGTCACGCTGTCTCTTGTCATGCCTTCCCAAGGCCAGATGGTCAatggtgcccacagcagctcaACTCTGGATGAAGCCACCCCCACCCTCACTAA CCAAAGCCCAACTGTGACGCTCCAGTCGACTAACACCCACACGCAGAGCAGCAGCTCGAGTTCAGACGGGGGTCTTTTCCGCTCCCGACCCAGCCACTCTCTCCAGCCGGATGAAGATGGGCGCGTGGAGCCCTACGTGGATTTTGCAGAGTTTTACCGCCTTTGGAACATGGACCATGGCGAGCAGGGAGCACTGACTGTGTCCTAA